One Pseudorhodoplanes sinuspersici DNA segment encodes these proteins:
- a CDS encoding cupin domain-containing protein, producing MATARHARPKELENASLEEIMDRYVARYADRRADWAAFEDAKIEGYKRAQHRFIGAGGSGKHNDVSAIPAGNFTLSIMYVPPGQGNAAHTHEVEEVFFVLQGHLDVFVQDEDGRKISKRLGPWECISCPAGVIHGYDNNSLEPVYFQVMLGRGKPETMGYADDDLYKRRDEHLKAVS from the coding sequence ATGGCCACGGCAAGGCACGCTCGCCCCAAAGAGCTTGAGAATGCGTCGCTCGAAGAGATCATGGATCGTTATGTGGCGCGGTATGCCGATCGGAGGGCCGATTGGGCCGCATTCGAGGATGCAAAGATCGAAGGTTACAAGCGCGCGCAGCATCGGTTCATCGGTGCAGGTGGTTCCGGAAAGCACAACGATGTTAGCGCGATTCCAGCCGGAAACTTCACTCTGTCAATCATGTATGTTCCGCCCGGGCAGGGCAACGCGGCGCATACCCACGAGGTCGAAGAGGTGTTCTTCGTGCTCCAGGGGCATCTCGATGTTTTCGTCCAGGACGAGGATGGCCGGAAGATCTCCAAGCGGCTCGGGCCCTGGGAATGCATTTCCTGCCCGGCTGGCGTGATTCACGGCTACGACAACAACAGCCTTGAGCCCGTGTATTTCCAGGTGATGCTCGGGCGCGGCAAGCCGGAAACGATGGGATATGCAGACGACGATCTTTACAAGCGTCGCGATGAGCATCTGAAGGCAGTATCTTAA